The genomic region GACGCGGCCATCAGCTTCATCGTGGGCGAATCAAAGCCTGCGGAAAGCGTCGCGATGATCGACGCGACCGAGCGCGCATTGAGCGCAGGGATAGCCGCTGCCGGACCAGGCGCCCGCATCGGTGATATTTCCCATGCCATCGGCTCGGTCCTCAGCGAGGCAGGCTACCCGATCAACACCGAGTTCGGCGGTCATGGCATCGGATCAACCATGCACCAGGACCCGCACGTTCCAAACACCGGACGGCCCGGCCGCGGGTACAAACTGCGGCCTGGCCTGATGCTCGCACTGGAGCCGTGGGTCATGGCGGACACGGCCCGGCTGGTCACTGATGGCGATGGTTGGACGCTCCGAAGCGCGACAGGCTGCCGGACGGCGCACAGCGAACACACGATCGCCATCACTGACGACGGAGCCGAAATCCTCACCTTGCCGAACCACAACTAGGGGCTCCCTACGGTGCTGCTGTCTCAGTAGCAGCCGGAACCGCTGTCGGTGCCGCCGCCGGTGCTGTCTCCGCTTCCGTTGCCGGCTTCTCGGTTACCTGCTGAACAGGAACGGGGACCGCAACCGGTGTGGAGCTCGGTGCAGCACTGGGTGAAGAAGTCGGAGCCGGCGCTGCCGCGGGAGCCGGCGTAGCCGCGGGAGCCGGCGTGGGCGCGACCACCCTGGGTGCCGGAGCCGGCGTAGCCGCGGGACCCGGCGCAGGCGCGACCACCTTCGGTGCCGGTGTGACAGCCGGTGCCGGCTTGGGTGTGACAGCCGGGGCCGGGGCCGGCGTTGCCGGCTTGGGCGCGGCAGCCGGTGCCGGAGCCGGAGTTACCGGCTTAGGCGCGGGCTTAGGCGCGGCCACCCTCGGTGCCGGAGCCGGAGTTACCGGCTTAGGCGCGGGCTTAGGCGCGGCCACCCTGTGAGCCGGTTTGGGCGGGGCCACTTTCGGTGCTGGCTGCGCGGCCCGCCTACCCGAAGGCTTGGCGGCGGAAGCAGACGCCTTGGAGGGAGAAGAAGACTTCACCGCTGAAACGCTCTGCGCGGACGGTCCGTGCTCATCGTTCACCGCTGCATGGCGAGCGCCGGCTCCGACCGGAACAGCCCAGGAGGGTGTCTCCATCGCGGTGCCGCGCTTCCGATAGTCGGTCATCTTGATATTGGCAACCGGTCCCGAGTGACGGAGCCGCAGCAGAGTCCAGTTGTCGGGGTCTGTGTGTTTGCCGTTCAGAATGGTTTCGAAATGGAGGTGGCATCCGGTTGATGACCCCGTGGTCCCGACCCTGGCGATGAGTTCCCCCACCTGGACCGACTGGCCCTTCTTCACACCGATGCCCTCCAAGTGGTTATAAGTGGTGATCAGGCCGTTCCCGTGGTCGATTTCCACCCGGTTGCCGCCACCCCACGGATGCCATCCCACGGCCCGCACCACGCCGGCATCCGCCGCGAATACGCGGGTTCCGCAGGCGGCGGCAAAGTCCTGGCCCCAGTGGAACTCACCCGCAGAACCGGTGATCGGACTTGTCCGCAGCCCAAAGTGCGAGGTGGGAACCAGGACCTCCAACGGCGCCATCAGCTTTCCAGCCACGGGGCGCCGCACCTTCCTGGAAACCGCATCCAGTTTCTGGGTCATGGGCTTAGCTACGGTAAAGACCACAGGACGGCTGTAAGACAGGAACGCGTCAGCGGAGGCCGAGACGGCACCGGCGCTCGAAACGGAGCCCTCTGCAGCCGCGGCAACGGCAGCGGATACGAGCGGCATGTTGACGGCGATGTCACGAGGCATCTCTGCAGGCGGCTGGCCTGACGAAAGAAGAGGGCCAGTGCCGTGGAATCCAAAAGCGTAGACCGCAAGGAATGCCGCGCCGGCGCCTATCCGAACGGCACGACTCAGGACGGCTGGCCGTAGGACCTGCGGTGTGCGCCGGACAGCGGCAGGTGCAAGATGCTTTGACATTAGATCTCCCCCATGAAGGCCGCCGCGTGCTGGTGGATCGAGGCTGGTGGATGGCGGCATGCTCCTAACATGGGAGCATGCCGGGCAGGCCAGTGAAACCGATACAGCCCCTTATGTGGATAAGCTCGGAGAATCTTGATCGGGACCCCTGCTGAACTGCGGAAATCCTCGCATGATGTTGAGGGATCCCGATGCTCGGAGCGCATGACCAGGAGCGCCCGACCCACCGGGACCATCCCGGACAGCTTCCACGGCCTTTGGCTTGCTACTCATGGGCCAATCCTGCGGACCGGATGCCACCGTTTTGGTGTTCATATCCTGTATAGGCCGCCGTTTGCGACACACTTGGTTGGGTGGCGGACAGGTACAGGGCATGAGTCATCTTTCGCGAGTTCCTGACCGGGAGCACACTTTCCGAGTGTTGTACGAAGTGATCTACCCTGACGTGCTCAGATTCGTTCAACGGCGGGCACATCCGGATCATGCCGAGGACGTCGCGGCTGACGCGTTCCTTGTTGTTTGGCGTCGCCTCGATGAGGTGCCGCGCATCCATGAGGACGCACGGGCATGGATTTTTGGCATCGCCCGGAACATTCTGCTGAACGCACACCGAGGCGAACAGCGGCGCCAAGCACTTGGCGTGCGGCTGGCGGATGCCACAACCCGGCTGCACTTGGATGAGGACACTCATGCAGTGATGAGCCGCGTGGACCTGAGCCGAGCATGGCGCCTCCTCTCCGAGGTCCATCAAGAGGCACTCGGCCTCACTGTCTTCGAAGATCTCGCGGCACCGCAGGCAGCTGCTGTGCTTGGCATCTCACCCGTCGCGTTCCGCCTGCGACTGAGTCGCGCCCGCAGAGCACTCCGACTTCATCTCGAACACCTACCAGAACCCGCTGGCACGCCGACGGCTTCCCTTGGAAGGACAACCACGCCATGACCCGAAACCAAGACATTGACGCCGTGCTTCGTACCCTCGACGCCGCTGCCCCGCAGCGCTCCACGAACACACACCGCGTCCGCCCCGACCTGCAACGCATCCTGGCCACCGACACAGGGCGGGAACCCCAACAGCAGTCCGCACCCTCAGCTGTTTTCGACAAAACGCGGTCAGCCAGACGGACCGGCCTGCCCGTTCGAAGGTTCGCAATCGTCGGCGGAATGGTGGCTGCCGCCACCGCAGGCCTGATCGTCCTGCCCTCCCTTTCAGGTGGCGACCCGGCCTTTGCCAGCTGGACCCCCGCACCGGCCAGCATGAGCGAGCAGGACCGCGCCGCCGCCGCCGCCGACTGCCGCTCATCCCAAAAGGGGACGGGGGGCGGAATGTACGCCGCTGAGGTCGTGTCCGCTCAGCTAGCGATCGCTGAGCGCCGCGGCGTATGGACCACAGTCGTACTGTCGGGAGCCGGCGGGTTCTCGGTCATGTGCATCACCGACGACTTCGCGAGCCTCTTCACCAAGGGCATGATCGGCTCGATCGGAAAACCAGCCAATCAGGCCTCACCAGGGCCTCGCGAGCTTATCGCCACGGACTTGGGAACCGGCAGCATGAGTGCCGGTTTCATCTCCCTGGCGGCAGGCGCGGCAGGTTCAGACATCGCGGAAGTCAGCTATGTGAGCCGCGCCCACCAGAAAGTGAAAGCAACGGTTTCCCAAGGGCGGTTCGCTCTCTGGCTACCCGGCGACGAACTGCAGGACGCGGCGACTAACGGCGTGGAAGTCGAAGTGACCTACCGTAACGGCACAAAGGGAACCAATCGCTTAACCCTTTAAGCTATGCAAACTCTCGTGGCCCGCTTCCGGCTCCCCGCGGGGCAGCCACCGCAGATGTAGGGTTGTGCTGACGAACAGATACCGCCCGTCCAACACGAGGAAGCCGCGAGGTGCAGGTGTGAACGAGTACGAGGCCTCACTGGTCATCAAGTCCGGAGCGGAACTGCTGTCATCGGCTTCCTCCGACCCCCGCTCGGAGGAAGGCTATAAGGCGGTCAGAGCCAATATCTCGGAGGCACTGGACCGCATAGCGGAGGCGCTTGCGAACTTCGAGGCCGGTTCGGGGGCCCCGAGCCGTTCAGCCGGCTGGGTCCAGGACCTCCACCGCGTAGCGGACGACCTGGTGGATCGGCAGGGCTGAAAGGCCGATGACAGCGAGTGGACCTGACCAGGCAACCGCAGCCCGTTTTGACCGGGCTGTCCTGATTTTCAACCCGGGTAAGCCCGGCATGACCGCCAGGATCAACGAGCTGCAACGGGATCTGGCTGCCGGAGTACCGGACCTGCAGATTGACGTGCTGCCGACGGAGTTTGCCGGGCATGCACGGGACCTTGCACGGTCTGTGGCGGCCACGGGGTCCCCGCTCATTGTTTCGGTCAGCGGCGACGGCGGGTACAACGAGGTTGTCAACGGGGTGATGGACGTTCCCGGCAGCAAGGCGGTGTGCACCGTGCTCGCGGCAGGGAACGCCAACGACCATCACCGGAGCATGCCCGCAAGGCCGTTGCCGGAGGCTGTCCTCCGAGGCCGGGCCCGGCACATCGACCTGCTGCGCATTACCTTCACCGAGGAACAGCAGGTACGGGTTCACTACGCCCACTCCTATATAGGTTTCGGGCTCACACCATTGATGGCTATCGGCATCGAGAGCGGCGGAAAGGGCAAATTCCTGGAACTTCTGTCCGTCGCCCGCACGCTCTCTCATCTGAAGCCGTTCGAGCTGGTCCGGGCCGACGGGGCCACCGCCCGCTTCGACAGCCTGATCTTGGCCAACATTTCGCGGATGGCCAAGTATGGGACGGTGAGCGAGTCCGACGGCCCCGACGACGGCCGGTTCGAGGTTGTGACGCTCCCTCACTCCGGTCACTGGAAGATGGCCCTGATGACCCTTCGGGCCGTGACACTGGGACTCGGGAACCAGCCAAGCGTCAGCAGCTACGCCTTCACCACGCGGGATGCCGTTCCTTGCCAGATTGACGGCGAGGTCAGGCATCTGCCCGCCGCCACCCATGTTCTGGTGGAAAGCGCGAAGGGCGCCCTGGCCGTTATCTGACCCAGGGGCGCCCCTAAGCTGCGCCGGCCGGGTTCAGCTCCCATTCACCCCGGGAGATCGCGTACTCGACCCCGGGTTCGTCGCCCGGGATGGACACGGGCCAGTCAGCGACGAAGGAACGTACCAGGCGCATCCCGGATTTCTCCATCACCCGTCGCGAGGCTGTGTTCACTGCCATGGTGAAGGCAACCACCCGCTGCACGCCGAACTCGGCAAACCCCTTGGCGATCAGCGCACGGGAACCCTCTGTGGCGTACCCCTTCCCCCACGCCTCGCAGCGCAGCCGGTAGCCCAGCTCCGGCTGGTCGGGCGGATCGCCGGGGGCGGGCCGGAAGTGGAACCAGCCCAGGAAATCTCCGGTTGATTTCTCGATCGCGGCCCAGAATCCATAGGCGGGGAATTTCCGGTAGTAGCCGAGGAATGCTGGAAGGTACTCGCTTTCAATCTCGCCCCGGGGCGTCGGGGCACCGCCCGTGATGTACCGCATCACGCGAGGATCGCCGTCGAGCTCCACGAGCAGGTCTGCGTCGTGGGGATTGAACTGCCGCAGCACCAGCCGCTCGGTCTCCAGGAAAATGAGCATGCGGACATTCTCGCACCGGGACCGCAACAAACCCGCTAGTTGGCGGTCAGTTCCTTCCGGCTGAACGTCCCCGCGATGGAGAGCTTGCGGCCGTATTCGATGGAGCCGTAACGGAACAGGTGCACGGCCAGGCGCAGGATCAGGATCCCGACGATGAACACCTCGGCGATCACGATGGCTGATTCGACCGCACCAAGGGTTCCGAAGCCGTTGCGGAGCAGCGCGGTGACGGGGGCGGTGAGCGGGAAGTAGGTGAAGACCTGCACGATCAGGGCTTCGGGGTCGCTGATGATGAGGCTGACGGCGTAGAAGGGCACGAAGATCAGGGCCATCAGCGGCCCGAAGATGGTGCCGGCTTCCTTGGCCGTGGGCATGATCGCGCCGATGGCCACGAGCACGCCGGTGAACAGGGTGAACCCGCCCAGCAGCAGCAGCGCCCCGGTGATCATCGGGACGGGCTCGAACACCAGGGAGGAGAGGTCCAGGTCGGGCAGGGCCACTGAGTCGCGGAAGAGGAAGTAGCCGACGGCGATCGGGGTGAGGAACACTGCTATCTGGAGGAGCCCGACGGCGAACAGGGAGATGATCTTGCCGGTGACCAGGGTGGTGGGGTTCAGGGTGGTCAGGATCATCTCCGTGACCCGGTTTTCCTTCTCCTCCAGCGTGCTGTTGAGCATCTGGTTGGACAGCAGAATCATGCTGACGTAGAAAATGACCAGGAACAGCAGCGGCGGTATCACCGAGCCGATCCCGCCGGAGACCCGGCCGTCCCGGTACGTTTCGGCGTCGAACTTCACTCCCCCGCTCAGCGCCGCGGTGACTTCCGGGGAATTGACCTTGGACTGGGCCGCGGTGACCAGCAGGTGTTTGGCCACGGCCTCATACTTGCCGTTCTCGAACATGCCCTTGTCCGCGCCGTAGACCTTGACCGGCTCGGTGGCGGGGTCCGCCGGGTAGGCGAAGTACGCCTCGCTGCTGCCGTTCTTCACCGACTCAAGCGCGGCGCCGGGGTCGGACGTCAGGGTCCCGCCAACGGTTTGGGCCAGCGGTGCGGGGATGAGGCCGGAGGCATCCGTGTAGGTGAAGGTCAGCGCCGAGTTCTTCTGGGCGTCGGCGTTTGCCGAGGTGCTGGAGTTGCTGGCGTAGACGAGGGCGAAGATGATCGCGAAGACCACCGGGATGGCCAGGGTGGCGATCACGAACCCGCGCTTCTTGATGGTGCGTATGAATTCGAACCCGACGACGGTGCCCAGGTTGTGCTGTTTGAATGCTGTGCGTGCCATCGTCCTAGAACTCTGCCATTTCGTGCTGTTCCCCGTACACCTGGATGAAGATTTCCTCCAGGGACGCCCGTGCCGTGGCGAAGCTGCGCACCGCGACCCCGGCTCCGATCAGTTCCCGCAGGACCGTGGTTTCGTCGGCCCCTGCAGTCGGGGCCAGCTCCGCATGCCCGTCGGCGTCGCGCACGACGTCGTACAGGTCAGAGGCGGGCAGGATTCCCTCATAGCCCAGCCGGTACACCGTGCCGCCGAACTGGTCCTGGACTTCGGCGACGGTCCCGTACGCCCGGGAGATGCCGTCCTTGAGGAGGATGACCCGGTCGCAGAGCCGCTCCACTTCCTCCATCTGGTGCGTGACCATGATGACGGTGGCGCCGGCGAGCTTCTGCTCCTCGATGATGTCCATCAGCAGCCTGCGGTTCACGGGATCGAAGCCCTTCGTGGGCTCATCGAGGATGAGCAGATCGGGGTCGTTCATGATCGTGACGCCGAGCTGGACCTTCTGCTGCTGGCCGCCGGAGAGCTTGTCCAGCCGGACGGCGGCCTTGTCGGCGAGGCCCACCCGCTCCAGGTAGGCCTGGGACCACGCGCGGGCCCTGTGTTTACTCAGGCCCTTGAGCCGGCCGAAGTAGACCATCACGTCCAGTACGGCTTCCTTCTTGTACAGGCCCCGCTCCTCCGGCAGGTACCCCAGCCGCGCCCCGTCCCTGGGCTCGAAGGTTTTCCCGCCGATGTGCAGGGTGCCGGCGGTGGGCTGGTAAATGCCCAGCAGCGCCCGCAATGTGGTGGTCTTCCCGGACCCGTTGCTGCCCAGGAAGCCGAACGTTTCCCCGGCCCGGACATCGAAGGACAGGTCCTTGACGACCGTCGTTTCCCCGAAGTCCATGCGGAAGTTTTTGATGTGCACAAGCGGCTCGGCCGCGTCCCCCAACGTCATGAAGCCAGCCTAGCGGAAACGATTCAGCCGTCTCGGTTGCGGCCACGATTTACGCCCGGGGGAAGGTCTCGTCAGCGCGCCGCCCCACGAGTAGCTTTGTGCCATGACGGAAGACTTTGACCTTGACGCGGAAGAATCGCAGGAGATCGCCAATGATCCGCGCCGGATCGGGTACTGGTTCTTCAGGGCGCTCCATGACAGGGCGAAGAACCTCGACGACCTGCATCTGATCGTGACCCCGGAGTCCCGTCCACTATGGGGATCCTTCGAAATCGCCGCCGCCTTGCTGGACTCCATCGAGGAGCCCGGCATGCTCCGGCAGGCTGTCTACGCCGAGGGAGACCTCGACGTCTGCTACATGCGTGTTATCCGGGAAGCCAAAGAGCATACGTTCATCACACCGGCCACAATGCTGGACGACCCACTGCTGATCACGCTCGTGTGGCGGCCAGACCACGGGCGGTGGATGGTTCATGGCTTCGGCGACATGGTGCACCCGGACAGCGTGCCCCGCGGGGCTTAGCCTCGGCGTCTTCGCAGGCCCGACCCCCATATGCGAGTGGCAAGGAGAAACATCCTCCTTGCCACTTTCAGGATATAGCTCGCCGGGGGGCTTGCCGCAAGGCCCCCACCCTCGCCCAGAATGGTAGGCCGCGCTTACTTTCTGGATTGGGGTTTTCACATGTTCGACGTGATCATTAGCGGTGGCGGGCCGACGGGGATGATGCTGGCCGGCGAGTTGCGGCTGCAGGGCGTGGACGTGCTCGTGCTGGAGAAGGATGCAGAGCCGAGCAACGCGGTCCGCTCGCTCGGCCTGCACCCGCGCAGCATCGAGATCATGGACCAGCGCGGGCTGCTGGACCGGTTCCTCGCACTCGGGCAGCAGTATCCCGGCGGCGTCGGCCGCTTCGCCGGGATCGAGAAACCCCTCCCGGTAAACCTGGACACCGCTCACGCCTACATCCTCGGCATCCCGCAACCGGTCACCGACCGCCTGCTGGCTGAGCGCGCCGTCGAGCTCGGTGCGCAGGTCCGCCGCGGCTGCGAGGTGACGGGCTTCGAGCAGGACGGCGGCGGTGTAAGCGTCGAGCTTGCCGACAGCACCCGGCTGCGCTCAAGTTGGCTGGTCGGCTGCGACGGCGGACGCAGCCTGGTGCGCAGGCTGCTCGGTATCGGCTTCCCCGGCGACCCCGCGACGAACGAATGGATCCACAGCGAGATGGAGGTGACAACGCCGCCGGACGAGCTGGCCGCGGTGGTGGACGAGGTTCGCAAGACCCACAGGGGATTCGGCGTCGGCCCGGCCGGCAATGGGCTGTACCGCGCCGTAGTGCCCGCGGCCACCGTGGCCGAGGACCGCGCGGTCCCGCCGACCATCGAGGAGCTCCGGACGCAGCTGCGGGCCTTCGCCGGCACAGACTTCGGCATCCATTCACCGCGCTGGATAACCCGCTTCACAGACGCCACCCGGCTGGCCGAGCAGTACCGCGATGGCCGCGTGTTCCTCGCCGGCGACGCGGCGCACGTCCACCCGCCGCTGGGCGGGCAGGGATTGAACCTCGGCATCCAGGACTCGTTCAACCTCGGCTGGAAGCTCGCCGCCGAGGTCAACGGCTGGGCGCCGCAAGGGCTGCTGGACTCGTACCACGCCGAGCGCCACCCGGTTGCCGCCGACGTGCTGACCATCACCCGGGCCCAGAGCGAACTGATCTCACCCGAGCCAGGCCCCCAGGCCGTGCGCCGCCTGCTGGCCGAGCTGATGGACTTCGACGACGTCAGCCGGTTCCTGGCCGAGAGGATCAGCTCGATCGGGGTCCGGTATGACTTCGGCGAAGGGCCCGAACTGCTCGGCAGGCGCCTCCGTGACATCCCTCTGTCACGGGGCCGTCTTTACGAGCTCACCCGTGAAGGCCGCGGGCTCCTGCTCGACCAGACCGGCAAACTCTCCGTGACGGGGTGGGCAGACCGGATCGACCACGTCGCGGTCACCAGCACGGAACTGGACGCACCAGCGGTCCTGCTCCGGCCGGACGGCCACGTCGCATGGATCGGTGAGGACCAGGACGGCCTCCTCCCCTACCTGAAGAGATGGTTCGGAACCGCCACCGGGGGCGCCAGCGAGCTAAGGACTCACTAGGTCGACGCCGGGCGGTACCGCAGCAGGGCGTTGCTGGATCCCGGGAACGGCCGTGAGTCCAGCAGGGAAAGGTTCACGGGCCGGAGGAACAAGGGCAGGCCTGCAGTGAGGGCGGCCGGACTGACAGTGAGATGCAGTTCGTCGACAAGCCCTTGGGCCAGCAGGCCGTTCCACATGACACGGCTGCCGAAGATCAGGATGTCCCCAGTCCCGTTCTGTTTTTCCTTTTTCAGCCATGTGCCCGCCTCTTCTCGCCGGATAACGGTCGTGGTGGCCGCCCAGGGGTGGCCGGCAGGGACAACCAAGGTGTCCGACACCACGACTTTGGCTATGCGATTGTAGAGGCGGCTGATGTCCCGGTTGTCCGGACTCAACGCGCGGTTGTTGGGGTCCTCAGGAGCGTCAGCAATGGCCGGCCAGTAGGCGCCGAACCCTTCAAAGGACGTTCGGCCCAGTAGCACGGTTCCCGCTGAGCGCAGCCGTTCAAGGTTGTAAGCGTCGAAAGTCCCATCCATGTTCAGCACCGTCGGGTTCCCGCTTTGGTCAGCGTAGAAGCCGTCCAGAGAGACGATGTTGTTGACAACAGTCCGGCGCATACACGAATCCTAAAACGACTCCGCGATCCATTTGGCGGCCGGCAGCGGACTGGGCTAACAGCCCGGTCCCGGAGAGTGGAGGTAAGACCACCGCCACCGGCCGGTTCAAGTCTCCGGCGCCGACCTTGGAAGAAGGATGGAGTTCCTTGGAAGGTCTCAGCGAACAGTGGTTTGCCATCCTGGCCCAAGGCCTAGGACGCCGCATCCAGGGTGATGTCCGCGGACTGTTCCTGGCCGTCGCGCTGGAAGGTGATCTTCACGGTGGATCCGGCGGCCTGCTCGCGCGCGGCGGCCGTCAGCTCGGAGGCGTCGGTGACGTTTCGCCCGGCCAGGGCAGTGACCACGTCGCCGGCCTGCAGCCCGGCCTTGTCCGCCGCGGATCCGGAGGTCACCGAGGCCACCTCTGCGCCGGCCGTGAAGTCCGACGACGACCCTGACGTTTTGTCCTGAACGGACAGTCCCAACTGGCCATGGCTCGCCTTGCCCGTGGAGATGATCTCCTCCGCCACGCGCTTCGCCTGGTTGATCGGGATGGAGAAGCCGACGCCGATGTTGCCGCTCTGGGTCGACGAGGATGACGACGATCCCGCGGACGCGATGGCCACGTTGACGCCGATGATCTCACCCTGCGCGTTTACCAGGGCGCCGCCGGAGTTGCCCGGGTTGATGGCCGCGTCCGTCTGGATGACGTTGATGCTGATGGAGTCCTGTGCGGAGGCAGCAACACCGGACGGGGATCCGAACGGGTTCTGCGAAGATCCGTCCTGGGACGATGATCCGTCGGAGGTGGCGGAGGATGCCGTCTCGATGGTGCGGTTAACGGCGGAGACGATGCCGTCCGTGACGGTGCCGCTAAGTCCCAGGGGTGCTCCGATGGCGATGGCCGTGTCGCCGACGTTGACGGCGCCGGAGTCGCCGAGGGTTGCCGGAGTCAGGCCCTGGGCGTCGATCTTGATGACGGCCAGGTCGGAGAGCGGGTCGGTGCCTACGACGGTCGCTTTGTAGACCTGCCCGTCGCTGGTGCGGACCTCAACAGAAGCGTCCGCGGCCGCCCCGTCCAGGGTGACCACGTGCGTGTTGGTGAGGATGTGGCCCTCGGTGTCCAGGATGATGCCCGAGCCGGTGCCCCCGGAGCTGCCGGAGCTGACGCTGATGGTCACCACGCTGGGCGAGGCCTTGTGCGCGGCGGCCGTGACGGCGTTGACGCTTTCCGTGTTGTTGACGATGACCGGGCTGATGGCGGCCTGCGCCGTCGTGGGCATCTGCGCCGTAGCGTCGGGCCACAGGGCCGCAACCCCCGTGGCAGCCCCGCCGCCCAGGAGTCCGGCCGCCACGAGGCACGTGACGAAAACGGCGGGGCCAACCCGCTTCTTGTCCCGCGGCGCCGCCGGCGGGACAGGCGCATGCGGGACAGGCGCCGGCGGAACAGGGAAGGTCTCTTCAACAACAGAGGCGTGGCCGGTCTCCGTGTACATTATGGCTCCTCAGGCGGTTCCGCTCCGACGGTTCCCGGAGCTTTCCCCCTAATCCTGTCCACCGGGGCTTTGGCCCTTCTGTCCCGACCCTGTGCTGATGCTGTGAAGGTTCCGTACTGCCGTCATGCTGGATATGCTTTTGCATTTGATCTCTCTGCCAGCGAACGCCCTGTGAACGTCACCCCACCGCTGTCAGTGGGCACTAACGCCCGGAAACGTCAGGCTGTCGCGACCGGCAGGTCGACGGCGTGCGCGTACTGTGACCAGCCACCCACGAACAGCCTGCCGCGGCCCAGTCCCAGATGCTCGAGGACCAGGAGGTTGTGGCAGGCGGTGACGCCGGAGCCGCAGTAGTTCACTGTCCGCTCCGCCGATTCGATGCCCGCCCGCTGGAAGTTCCCCAGCAGCTGGGCCTCGGACAGCAGCCGGCCCGACTGGTCCAGGCTCTTGCGGCACGGGACATTCTCCGCCCCGGGGATGTGTCCGGGCCGCGGGTCGATGGGGTCATGCTGGCCCAGATACCGGTCGCGGTTGCGGGCATCGACCACCTGGAACTCAGGACTGGTGGCATCGATGATGTCCGCCAGCAGGTGGGCAGGCCAGGGGCGCTCGGTGAACGTGCGCGGTGCGGTGCGCGGTACCGCAGTTTCCAGTGGGCCCGCATAGGATGCGATGCCTCCGTCCAGGACGGCTGCGTGGTGGCCGGTGGCCCTGAGCATCCACACCAGGCGGGCCGCGATGACGCCGCCGGCGTCGTCGTACGCCACCACCACATCCGAGTCCCCGATGCCGCACTCCCGCATGCCTTCGGCAAACACCGCAGGATCCGGCAGCGGGTTCCGCCCCTCGTCTTGCGAGGCCGGCCCGGACAACCATCGGTCCAGGTCCACGAACACGGCGCCGGGCAGATGGCCCTGTTCGTAGGCATCCTGGCCGGAGGCCCCGTCGAGGTACCAGCGTGTGTCCGCCAGCACGATCCGCCGCTGCTGCCCGGCGCACCAGGCGAGATCGACGAACGGAGGGATCAGGGGGTTCTCTTCCATGAGCCCAGCCTAAGTCCCTATCTTGTTTTGAGACAGCCGTTTCAGTATGCGGACGGGGCCACCCCTGTACGTTCACGCTCGGTGGCCAACGGCGATTGGCCACAAGTGCACGCTCGCTACCGCAGGGCCGGATTTCTTCTGTCTCGCAGTACTGAGTACTTAGGTAGCGGCTGGTAATTAAACTCGAGTAGTCGGTACGGATGATTTCACGAGCGGGCCGTCCTAGCGTGGTTCTAGTGCTTCCCATACTGCTTTCACGGTACGAGATGCAAGATTGGCCCCGCGTACTGGGTGTCGCAAGGCGCACATTATTGTCGCCCGGCCCTTCTCCTAACGCATACTGACGGCGGAGGTGCGTTTTGACTGCTTGGCCGGGTTTCTGTGTTCCCATATTGCTTGCCGCTTGAACGGGAGCAGAGCCTTGATGCTTCCGGCTGCGAATCCGGCCTAATTAACTCCGCGTAAGGAGTGGCAGTGCCAGCAAGTACGTCTCCGCAAGGGGTAACGGTGGAAAAGGCATCG from Arthrobacter globiformis harbors:
- a CDS encoding ABC transporter ATP-binding protein; its protein translation is MTLGDAAEPLVHIKNFRMDFGETTVVKDLSFDVRAGETFGFLGSNGSGKTTTLRALLGIYQPTAGTLHIGGKTFEPRDGARLGYLPEERGLYKKEAVLDVMVYFGRLKGLSKHRARAWSQAYLERVGLADKAAVRLDKLSGGQQQKVQLGVTIMNDPDLLILDEPTKGFDPVNRRLLMDIIEEQKLAGATVIMVTHQMEEVERLCDRVILLKDGISRAYGTVAEVQDQFGGTVYRLGYEGILPASDLYDVVRDADGHAELAPTAGADETTVLRELIGAGVAVRSFATARASLEEIFIQVYGEQHEMAEF
- a CDS encoding RNA polymerase sigma factor produces the protein MLYEVIYPDVLRFVQRRAHPDHAEDVAADAFLVVWRRLDEVPRIHEDARAWIFGIARNILLNAHRGEQRRQALGVRLADATTRLHLDEDTHAVMSRVDLSRAWRLLSEVHQEALGLTVFEDLAAPQAAAVLGISPVAFRLRLSRARRALRLHLEHLPEPAGTPTASLGRTTTP
- the map gene encoding type I methionyl aminopeptidase, which translates into the protein MIEILNPAELARAKVSGALVADILHTLKSRSAVGTNLLDIDRWAQAMILEAGAESCYVNYAPSFGRGPFGHYICTGVNDAVLHGLPRDYPLADGDLLTLDLAVSKDGVAADAAISFIVGESKPAESVAMIDATERALSAGIAAAGPGARIGDISHAIGSVLSEAGYPINTEFGGHGIGSTMHQDPHVPNTGRPGRGYKLRPGLMLALEPWVMADTARLVTDGDGWTLRSATGCRTAHSEHTIAITDDGAEILTLPNHN
- a CDS encoding M23 family metallopeptidase — protein: MPRDIAVNMPLVSAAVAAAAEGSVSSAGAVSASADAFLSYSRPVVFTVAKPMTQKLDAVSRKVRRPVAGKLMAPLEVLVPTSHFGLRTSPITGSAGEFHWGQDFAAACGTRVFAADAGVVRAVGWHPWGGGNRVEIDHGNGLITTYNHLEGIGVKKGQSVQVGELIARVGTTGSSTGCHLHFETILNGKHTDPDNWTLLRLRHSGPVANIKMTDYRKRGTAMETPSWAVPVGAGARHAAVNDEHGPSAQSVSAVKSSSPSKASASAAKPSGRRAAQPAPKVAPPKPAHRVAAPKPAPKPVTPAPAPRVAAPKPAPKPVTPAPAPAAAPKPATPAPAPAVTPKPAPAVTPAPKVVAPAPGPAATPAPAPRVVAPTPAPAATPAPAAAPAPTSSPSAAPSSTPVAVPVPVQQVTEKPATEAETAPAAAPTAVPAATETAAP
- a CDS encoding diacylglycerol/lipid kinase family protein, producing MTASGPDQATAARFDRAVLIFNPGKPGMTARINELQRDLAAGVPDLQIDVLPTEFAGHARDLARSVAATGSPLIVSVSGDGGYNEVVNGVMDVPGSKAVCTVLAAGNANDHHRSMPARPLPEAVLRGRARHIDLLRITFTEEQQVRVHYAHSYIGFGLTPLMAIGIESGGKGKFLELLSVARTLSHLKPFELVRADGATARFDSLILANISRMAKYGTVSESDGPDDGRFEVVTLPHSGHWKMALMTLRAVTLGLGNQPSVSSYAFTTRDAVPCQIDGEVRHLPAATHVLVESAKGALAVI
- a CDS encoding GNAT family N-acetyltransferase; this translates as MLIFLETERLVLRQFNPHDADLLVELDGDPRVMRYITGGAPTPRGEIESEYLPAFLGYYRKFPAYGFWAAIEKSTGDFLGWFHFRPAPGDPPDQPELGYRLRCEAWGKGYATEGSRALIAKGFAEFGVQRVVAFTMAVNTASRRVMEKSGMRLVRSFVADWPVSIPGDEPGVEYAISRGEWELNPAGAA
- a CDS encoding ABC transporter permease is translated as MARTAFKQHNLGTVVGFEFIRTIKKRGFVIATLAIPVVFAIIFALVYASNSSTSANADAQKNSALTFTYTDASGLIPAPLAQTVGGTLTSDPGAALESVKNGSSEAYFAYPADPATEPVKVYGADKGMFENGKYEAVAKHLLVTAAQSKVNSPEVTAALSGGVKFDAETYRDGRVSGGIGSVIPPLLFLVIFYVSMILLSNQMLNSTLEEKENRVTEMILTTLNPTTLVTGKIISLFAVGLLQIAVFLTPIAVGYFLFRDSVALPDLDLSSLVFEPVPMITGALLLLGGFTLFTGVLVAIGAIMPTAKEAGTIFGPLMALIFVPFYAVSLIISDPEALIVQVFTYFPLTAPVTALLRNGFGTLGAVESAIVIAEVFIVGILILRLAVHLFRYGSIEYGRKLSIAGTFSRKELTAN